One Leucoraja erinacea ecotype New England chromosome 5, Leri_hhj_1, whole genome shotgun sequence DNA segment encodes these proteins:
- the gja1b gene encoding gap junction alpha-1 protein has protein sequence MGDWSALGKLLEKVQSHLTPGGKLWLTVLFIFRLLVLGTAVESAWNDEQSAFTCNTLQPGCGNVCYDKSFPISHLRFWVLQFIFVSTPTLVYLAHVFRISHKEKKISKKESYLRTLQERGEDVGLHLKQLELKKIKYGLEEEGRIKIKGSLLRTYSVSIIFKIIFEVAFILTQWCIYDFKFILNAIYTCERYPCPHKVDCFLSRPTEKTIFVIFMLVVSVASAMLNVAELFYIGFKTTADHVKQNRNLFQDSQKTGLNTLKDSSALKYAYFNGCSAPTAPMSPPGYKLATGERNMSSCRSYNKQANEQNWANYSTEQNRIGQAGSTISNCHAQAFDFRGEQPTMQKLSSVTELEPIGLTEQRPPSRASSRGSSRPRPDDLEV, from the coding sequence ATGGGTGACTGGAGTGCCCTTGGGAAGCTATTGGAAAAAGTACAGTCACATTTGACTCCGGGAGGTAAATTGTGGCTCACTGTGCTCTTCATTTTCCGTCTCTTGGTGCTGGGCACTGCGGTGGAATCAGCCTGGAACGATGAACAATCTGCGTTCACATGCAACACATTGCAACCAGGTTGTGGTAATGTCTGCTATGACAAGTCCTTTCCTATATCCCACCTTCGATTCTGGGTCCTTCAGTTTATTTTCGTCTCCACACCGACTTTGGTCTACCTTGCCCACGTCTTTCGTATCTCTCACAAAGAGAAGAAAATATCTAAGAAGGAATCATATTTGAGGACACTCCAAGAACGTGGCGAAGATGTGGGTCTGCACTTGAAACAATTAGAACTAAAGAAAATTAAGTATGGTCTGGAGGAGGAGGGCAGAATTAAAATTAAAGGATCCCTCTTGCGCACTTATTCTGTCAGTATAATCTTTAAAATAATTTTCGAAGTGGCTTTTATATTAACTCAATGGTGCATTTATGATTTCAAATTCATACTGAATGCTATTTACACCTGCGAGAGGTATCCATGCCCACACAAAGTAGACTGCTTCCTGTCACGACCCACAGAGAAGACCATCTTTGTTATATTCATGCTGGTGGTATCCGTTGCATCAGCTATGCTAAATGTGGCAGAGCTGTTCTACATCGGCTTCAAAACTACAGCGGACCATGTCAAACAGAATAGGAATTTATTTCAAGACTCTCAAAAAACAGGCTTGAATACTCTCAAAGACTCCTCTGCATTGAAGTATGCCTATTTCAATGGGTGTTCCGCGCCAACTGCACCCATGTCCCCTCCTGGATACAAGCTTGCTACCGGGGAAAGGAATATGTCCTCTTGCCGAAGCTACAATAAGCAGGCTAATGAACAAAACTGGGCAAATTACAGCACAGAACAAAACCGGATCGGTCAGGCCGGTAGCACCATTTCCAACTGCCATGCACAGGCGTTTGATTTCCGTGGTGAACAGCCAACCATGCAAAAGCTATCATCTGTTACAGAACTGGAACCAATTGGTCTCACGGAACAGAGGCCTCCCAGTAGAGCCAGCAGTAGAGGAAGCAGCAGGCCTCGACCAGATGACCTTGAGGTCTAA